In Rahnella variigena, one DNA window encodes the following:
- the fliS gene encoding flagellar export chaperone FliS translates to MYSKSGSKAYAQVDLESQLAGASPHELITMLYEGANNAVLRAKIYFEMGNIAKRGEMISRAINIIDNGLRTSLDHEKGQHIAEDLERLYDYMSRTLLDANRQNSPDGLTSVSEILTNLATTWKEIEPKKRLENYG, encoded by the coding sequence ATGTATTCAAAATCGGGAAGTAAGGCTTACGCGCAGGTTGATCTGGAAAGTCAGCTGGCTGGCGCATCGCCACATGAGCTGATTACCATGTTGTATGAAGGCGCGAATAACGCCGTACTGCGCGCCAAAATCTATTTTGAGATGGGAAATATTGCCAAGCGGGGAGAAATGATCTCCCGGGCTATCAATATTATTGATAACGGATTGCGAACGTCTCTGGATCATGAAAAGGGACAACACATCGCGGAAGATTTGGAGAGGTTATATGACTATATGTCACGAACCTTGCTGGATGCTAACCGGCAAAACTCTCCGGACGGACTCACGAGTGTGAGTGAAATACTGACAAACCTTGCCACGACATGGAAGGAAATTGAACCTAAAAAAAGGCTGGAAAATTATGGGTAA